The proteins below are encoded in one region of Candidatus Cloacimonas sp.:
- the htpG gene encoding molecular chaperone HtpG — MADKKPKEKGSLSIHTENIFPIIKKWLYSQHDIFLRELISNSVDAISKRKYADPNFKEEEMKVEVKLDKGKKTIEVIDSGIGMTAEEIKKYINQIAFSGAEDFINKYKDIQSNMIGHFGLGFYSAFMVADKVTIDSLSFTEGSEPAYWECDGSTEYIMSKGKRKEAGTTITVYLNEENAEYAEADKIREILERYCNFMPYPIMFEGKQVNQKEALWNRKPTEVKEEEYIEFYKNVFHDYMDPVFWIHLNVDFPFNLKGILYFPKLRNEPDFFKGEVKLFCNNVFVADNLEDLIPEFLLLLKGGIDIPDIPLNVSRSFLQNDAQVKKISQYIVKKVSDHFNNTFKEDRKKYESYWEDISAFIKFGLLKDEGFFEAMKDIIIFKSASGDYVTIEEYKARNKSEDDKTKIWYAASEDTQVSYLNLMKEQGIEVVFQNSPLDTHLYQQLESKLDKVEFVRIDSEVNDLLVNKEGVAGDSEEELKELFYRALDQKVEASFSKDSYADYVKKFPQAATLLSPYLIQKDEQTIIKPFELPENVRKELGTEAMQALEANAFTDIKVEVKSLKSQEIPSMIVFSEYMRRWHDMDLLTHQNSSSDMLKYHTLVVNRDNPIIKKILTLHEQGKEDVVKTLCSYIHDLSLLEQKPFSGKELKSFIGKANQVLSYLSE; from the coding sequence ATGGCAGACAAGAAACCTAAAGAAAAGGGAAGCTTAAGCATTCATACCGAAAACATCTTCCCGATAATCAAGAAATGGCTCTATTCACAGCACGATATTTTCCTGCGGGAACTTATTTCCAATTCCGTGGATGCTATTTCCAAACGCAAATATGCCGATCCCAACTTCAAAGAAGAAGAGATGAAAGTGGAAGTGAAACTGGATAAAGGCAAAAAGACCATAGAAGTGATAGATAGCGGTATCGGAATGACTGCTGAAGAAATAAAGAAATACATCAATCAGATTGCTTTTTCGGGTGCCGAAGATTTTATTAATAAGTATAAGGACATCCAGAGCAATATGATCGGGCACTTTGGACTGGGCTTTTATTCGGCTTTTATGGTTGCCGATAAAGTGACTATTGATTCTCTTTCCTTTACCGAAGGCAGCGAACCGGCATACTGGGAATGTGATGGCAGCACGGAATACATTATGAGTAAAGGCAAACGCAAAGAAGCTGGGACTACGATTACGGTTTATCTGAATGAAGAAAATGCGGAATATGCTGAAGCCGATAAAATTAGGGAAATTCTGGAGCGCTATTGCAACTTTATGCCCTATCCGATTATGTTTGAAGGCAAACAGGTAAATCAGAAAGAAGCGCTTTGGAATCGTAAACCCACCGAAGTGAAAGAGGAAGAATACATAGAGTTTTACAAGAATGTGTTTCACGATTATATGGATCCTGTGTTCTGGATTCATCTGAATGTGGATTTTCCTTTCAACCTGAAAGGGATATTGTATTTTCCCAAGCTGCGTAATGAGCCCGATTTCTTCAAAGGGGAAGTGAAACTATTTTGCAATAATGTGTTTGTAGCGGATAATCTGGAAGACCTTATTCCGGAATTTCTGCTGCTTTTGAAAGGTGGCATAGATATTCCCGATATTCCGCTTAATGTTTCTCGCAGTTTTTTACAGAACGATGCTCAGGTGAAAAAAATCAGCCAGTATATCGTGAAAAAGGTCTCTGACCATTTTAATAATACTTTCAAAGAAGACCGCAAAAAATATGAAAGTTACTGGGAAGATATTAGTGCCTTTATCAAATTCGGTTTACTGAAAGATGAGGGCTTCTTTGAGGCAATGAAGGATATCATTATCTTCAAATCCGCCAGCGGTGACTATGTAACTATTGAAGAATACAAAGCCCGCAATAAAAGCGAAGACGATAAAACAAAGATTTGGTACGCAGCCAGCGAAGATACTCAGGTAAGCTATTTGAACTTAATGAAAGAACAGGGAATTGAAGTTGTTTTTCAAAACAGCCCTCTGGATACCCATCTCTATCAACAGCTGGAAAGCAAACTGGATAAAGTGGAATTTGTGCGGATAGACAGCGAAGTGAATGACCTCCTGGTAAATAAAGAAGGGGTTGCAGGGGACTCTGAAGAAGAACTGAAGGAACTATTTTACAGAGCATTAGACCAAAAAGTTGAGGCAAGTTTCAGCAAAGATAGTTATGCCGATTATGTGAAGAAATTCCCGCAGGCAGCAACTCTTTTAAGCCCCTATCTAATTCAAAAAGATGAGCAGACCATCATCAAACCCTTTGAGCTGCCTGAAAATGTGCGTAAAGAACTGGGCACTGAAGCAATGCAAGCTCTTGAAGCTAATGCTTTTACCGATATTAAAGTGGAAGTGAAAAGCTTGAAAAGCCAGGAAATACCTTCAATGATTGTGTTTAGTGAATATATGCGGCGCTGGCATGATATGGATTTGCTAACTCACCAAAACTCCTCCTCCGATATGCTGAAATACCATACATTAGTAGTAAATCGCGATAATCCTATTATCAAAAAGATTCTCACATTACACGAACAGGGAAAAGAAGATGTAGTTAAAACCCTTTGCTCCTATATTCACGACCTTTCTCTATTGGAGCAGAAACCTTTCAGTGGCAAAGAATTAAAGAGTTTTATTGGCAAAGCCAATCAGGTGCTTAGTTACTTAAGCGAATAA